The following are encoded in a window of Halomarina salina genomic DNA:
- a CDS encoding BMP family lipoprotein — translation MLASGAVLAGTTALAGCLGGGGGDGDGGDDGSDGNGSDGGGNGSGGNETSSDGGGGGSGEPTNVAIVSSPAGFDDNAFNDLALQGLQTASEEYNIEINQVEETEQAQYQSTQANLAQSGDYDLIVLVSYNHTEALSQNAVDYPDQNWMLINDYVDQPNVAGYTWANHQMSFLAGVLGGTMTTEELTGGGGSTRPDTAQIGFVGGVDGSLINAFERAYVAGAEWVNSDVQVNVGYIGNYTDTSTAADIASSQYDDGADIVYHAAAAAGRGVFEAAQSKGRLAIGVDADQSQTLPDFQDVILGSAVKFINEGTREVAAAVAQDDFSSVAGQNTVGLEDEAVDLVIGQAYEGQLPDVVQQNIDEAKQGITSGDISVPCTASGCN, via the coding sequence GTGCTCGCTTCCGGGGCCGTCCTCGCTGGAACCACTGCGCTCGCCGGCTGTCTCGGCGGCGGTGGTGGCGACGGCGACGGTGGCGACGACGGCAGTGACGGGAACGGCAGCGACGGCGGCGGTAACGGAAGCGGCGGCAACGAGACCAGTAGCGACGGTGGCGGCGGTGGAAGCGGCGAGCCGACGAACGTCGCCATCGTCTCCAGTCCGGCCGGGTTCGACGACAACGCGTTCAACGACCTGGCGTTGCAGGGTCTCCAGACCGCGAGCGAGGAGTACAACATCGAGATCAACCAGGTCGAGGAGACCGAGCAGGCGCAGTACCAGTCGACGCAGGCCAACCTCGCCCAGAGCGGTGACTACGACCTCATCGTGCTGGTGTCGTACAACCACACGGAGGCGCTGTCGCAGAACGCCGTCGACTACCCCGACCAGAACTGGATGCTCATCAACGACTACGTCGACCAGCCCAACGTCGCGGGCTACACCTGGGCGAACCACCAGATGTCGTTCCTCGCGGGCGTGCTCGGCGGGACGATGACCACCGAGGAGCTGACCGGGGGCGGTGGCTCGACCAGGCCCGACACCGCCCAGATCGGCTTCGTCGGCGGCGTCGACGGGTCGCTCATCAACGCGTTCGAGCGGGCGTACGTCGCGGGCGCGGAGTGGGTCAACTCCGATGTCCAGGTCAACGTCGGTTACATCGGCAACTACACCGACACGAGCACGGCGGCCGACATCGCCAGCTCGCAGTACGACGACGGAGCCGACATCGTCTACCACGCTGCGGCGGCGGCGGGTCGCGGCGTGTTCGAGGCGGCCCAGTCGAAGGGCCGCCTCGCCATCGGCGTCGACGCCGACCAGTCACAGACGCTCCCGGACTTCCAGGACGTCATCCTCGGGTCGGCGGTGAAGTTCATCAACGAGGGGACCCGCGAGGTCGCCGCCGCCGTCGCGCAGGACGACTTCAGCAGCGTCGCCGGCCAGAACACCGTCGGCCTCGAGGACGAGGCGGTCGACCTCGTCATCGGGCAGGCCTACGAGGGCCAGCTGCCCGACGTCGTCCAGCAGAACATCGACGAGGCGAAGCAGGGCATCACGAGCGGCGACATCAGCGTCCCCTGCACCGCCTCGGGCTGTAACTGA
- the msrA gene encoding peptide-methionine (S)-S-oxide reductase MsrA, which translates to MSETRLATVGGGCFWCTEAVYKEVDGVHEVTSGYAGGHVEDPTYEAVCREETGHAEVVQIEYDPAVVDYPEILAIFFTVHDPTTLNRQGPDVGSQYRSIVLYHDDEQRELAEEYIAGLESENAYDDDIVTEVEPLETFYEAEEYHQDYYEKNPGDGYCQFNADPKIRKVREKFAANVTQ; encoded by the coding sequence ATGAGCGAGACGCGACTCGCCACCGTCGGCGGTGGCTGTTTCTGGTGTACCGAGGCGGTGTACAAGGAAGTCGACGGCGTCCACGAGGTCACCTCGGGGTACGCGGGCGGCCACGTCGAGGACCCCACCTACGAGGCGGTCTGTCGGGAGGAGACGGGCCACGCCGAGGTCGTCCAGATCGAGTACGACCCCGCAGTCGTCGACTACCCGGAGATCCTCGCGATCTTCTTCACGGTCCACGACCCGACGACGCTGAACCGGCAGGGGCCGGACGTCGGGAGCCAGTACCGCTCCATCGTCCTCTACCACGACGACGAGCAGCGCGAACTCGCCGAGGAGTACATCGCGGGACTGGAGTCGGAGAACGCCTACGACGACGACATCGTCACCGAGGTCGAACCGCTGGAGACGTTCTACGAGGCCGAGGAGTACCACCAGGACTACTACGAGAAGAATCCCGGCGACGGCTACTGCCAGTTCAACGCCGACCCGAAGATCCGGAAGGTCCGCGAGAAGTTCGCCGCGAACGTCACCCAGTAG
- a CDS encoding ParA family protein: MAGPAKLSFSNQKGGVGKTTVGINVAGALNARGRDVLFVDLDPQGNATEGLGFREAYDEDPPSLFDVLTDPEHRDSFPDLVRDHPEMDVVPSNIDMTAAEPELTLSRRGGEQLALALETVEDDYDYVLVDCPPHLGYLTDNGLHATRNVLIPALAESTSKRALELLFDHVESLELDYDITIAERGVVANRVESTNEGRTMLDWFDEAFPDIPVWEVRKRVALQRAFSEGVSLFEYDPEVDMTETFLAIAANLDEQFGFDDAPAEATETAEVRR, from the coding sequence ATGGCCGGTCCAGCGAAGCTATCATTTTCGAATCAGAAGGGTGGCGTGGGCAAGACCACCGTCGGCATCAACGTCGCCGGCGCGCTCAACGCACGCGGGCGCGACGTGCTGTTCGTGGACCTCGACCCGCAGGGCAACGCGACGGAGGGCCTGGGCTTCCGCGAGGCGTACGACGAGGACCCACCCAGCCTGTTCGACGTGCTCACCGACCCCGAGCATCGTGACTCGTTCCCCGACCTGGTCCGCGACCACCCCGAGATGGACGTGGTCCCCTCGAACATCGACATGACCGCGGCCGAACCCGAGCTGACGCTCTCGCGGCGCGGCGGCGAGCAGTTGGCACTCGCGCTGGAGACCGTCGAGGACGACTACGACTACGTACTGGTCGACTGTCCGCCACACCTCGGCTACCTCACCGACAACGGTCTGCACGCGACGCGGAACGTCCTCATCCCGGCGCTCGCCGAGTCGACCAGCAAGCGCGCGCTCGAACTGCTGTTCGACCACGTCGAGTCGCTGGAACTCGACTACGACATCACCATCGCCGAGCGCGGCGTCGTCGCCAACCGCGTCGAGTCGACCAACGAGGGCCGGACGATGCTCGACTGGTTCGACGAGGCGTTCCCCGACATCCCCGTCTGGGAGGTCCGCAAGCGCGTCGCACTCCAGCGCGCGTTCTCAGAGGGCGTCTCGCTGTTCGAGTACGACCCCGAGGTCGACATGACCGAGACGTTCCTCGCCATCGCCGCGAACCTCGACGAGCAGTTCGGGTTCGACGACGCCCCCGCGGAAGCGACGGAGACCGCGGAGGTGCGCCGATGA